The following are from one region of the Bacillus methanolicus MGA3 genome:
- a CDS encoding metal ABC transporter ATP-binding protein translates to MDTHDPIVRIKNLSYRYEKENVLENINLSIPKGSFLGIVGPNGSGKSTLLKLLLGLLKPQQGEITIFGQDISRFKDWQKIGFVSQKANSFNSGFPATVYEVVASGLTKKIGMFKFMNKQYQKKVIHALQSVGMDSFFKKNIGELSGGQQQRVFIARALVSEPELLVLDEPTVGVDSINVYSFYEMLEELNKKMGITLLLVTHDIGAISDKVTHVACLNKHLHFHGRTSEFEKLKLNDFSNFYGHDVQVLTHHHELYHHGGALQ, encoded by the coding sequence ATGGATACTCATGATCCAATTGTGAGGATAAAAAATCTTTCTTACCGTTATGAAAAGGAAAATGTTCTTGAAAACATAAACCTTTCGATCCCGAAAGGATCATTTCTTGGGATCGTAGGTCCGAACGGCTCTGGAAAATCAACGCTTTTAAAGCTCCTTCTAGGGCTTTTGAAGCCGCAGCAAGGCGAAATCACGATTTTCGGGCAGGATATAAGCCGATTTAAAGACTGGCAGAAAATCGGATTTGTCTCTCAAAAGGCTAATTCTTTCAATTCTGGTTTTCCTGCAACCGTATATGAAGTTGTTGCAAGCGGACTGACTAAGAAGATTGGCATGTTTAAATTTATGAATAAACAATATCAAAAAAAGGTGATTCATGCGCTGCAATCTGTCGGAATGGATTCATTTTTTAAGAAAAACATTGGAGAATTATCAGGCGGCCAGCAACAGCGAGTTTTTATCGCAAGAGCACTTGTAAGTGAACCAGAGCTTCTTGTCTTAGATGAACCGACTGTTGGGGTAGATTCTATTAATGTGTATTCATTTTATGAGATGCTTGAAGAATTGAACAAAAAAATGGGAATTACACTCCTTCTTGTCACCCATGATATTGGGGCCATTTCTGATAAAGTAACGCATGTCGCCTGTTTAAACAAGCATCTTCATTTTCATGGCAGGACAAGTGAATTTGAAAAGTTGAAACTGAATGATTTTTCCAACTTCTACGGTCATGACGTCCAAGTTTTAACTCATCATCATGAACTATATCATCACGGGGGCGCATTACAATGA
- a CDS encoding YitT family protein, with protein sequence MVKKKHKKETFIHLFYRFIWIVIGASLAATSIELFLIPNKIIDGGIIGVSLILNSLLSERVPFLNFGTLVIMLNLPFMYYGYKQIGKTFMISSLFGIVCLAIVESLLHHIEPFTNQPILAAVFGGLILGIGVGLVIRHGGSLDGTEILGILLTKNLPFSVGEFIMFINIFIFGWASFVFGIEEAMYSVMAYYIAFKTIDTVIQGLDETKAVIIVSDYYEEVSEAILYRLGRGTTKLKGKGGFTDNEKDVIYAVVTRLEVTKLKSIVDDIDPNAFLTIMDTHETKGARFKSAIH encoded by the coding sequence ATGGTCAAGAAAAAACATAAGAAGGAAACGTTTATTCACCTTTTCTATCGTTTTATTTGGATTGTTATTGGTGCATCGCTTGCTGCAACTTCCATTGAACTGTTTTTAATCCCAAATAAGATTATTGACGGAGGAATCATCGGCGTTTCATTGATTCTTAATTCTCTTCTATCGGAACGTGTCCCCTTTCTCAATTTTGGAACATTAGTGATCATGCTTAACCTCCCCTTTATGTATTACGGTTATAAGCAAATAGGGAAAACATTTATGATATCGTCTTTATTTGGAATCGTATGTTTGGCAATAGTTGAATCGCTTCTTCATCACATCGAGCCATTTACAAATCAGCCAATTTTGGCTGCTGTTTTTGGAGGCCTAATACTTGGCATAGGGGTAGGGCTTGTGATCAGGCATGGCGGTTCTTTAGATGGAACGGAAATATTAGGAATTCTGCTGACGAAAAATCTCCCTTTTTCCGTTGGTGAATTTATCATGTTCATTAATATCTTTATATTTGGATGGGCATCATTTGTCTTCGGTATCGAAGAAGCGATGTATTCGGTAATGGCATATTATATTGCATTTAAAACGATTGACACAGTTATTCAAGGTTTGGATGAAACAAAAGCAGTTATTATTGTTTCTGATTACTATGAAGAAGTATCTGAGGCGATTCTCTACAGATTAGGAAGAGGGACGACAAAGCTTAAAGGAAAGGGCGGTTTTACTGATAACGAAAAAGATGTAATATATGCAGTCGTTACTCGCCTTGAAGTGACAAAATTAAAATCGATCGTGGATGATATTGACCCAAATGCTTTTTTAACCATTATGGATACTCATGAAACAAAAGGTGCGAGATTTAAATCAGCAATTCACTAA
- a CDS encoding DUF2624 domain-containing protein, translated as MKIFENIINHKINSITADELLKYANQFNIKITRQDAQEIANYLRGRNINIFNNIDRTMVIKEIAIIAGPETARELNKLFVQFTK; from the coding sequence ATGAAAATTTTTGAAAACATAATTAATCACAAAATTAATTCGATTACAGCCGATGAATTACTTAAGTATGCAAATCAATTTAATATTAAAATCACTAGGCAGGACGCTCAAGAAATTGCCAATTATTTGCGCGGAAGAAATATAAATATCTTTAATAATATTGATCGTACAATGGTCATAAAGGAAATTGCCATAATTGCCGGACCTGAAACTGCGAGAGAACTGAACAAACTCTTTGTTCAATTTACAAAATAG
- a CDS encoding deoxyribonuclease IV: MLKIGSHVSMSGKKMLLAASEEAVSYGANTFMIYTGAPQNTRRKKIEDLNIEAGRKHMEENGIEEIIVHAPYIINIGNAANPDTFELGVNFLRSEIERTEAIGAKQIVLHPGAHVGKGTEVGIKKIVEGLNEVLTGKENVQIALETMAGKGSECGKSFEELAMIIDGVTHSDKLSVCFDTCHTHDAGYNIVDDFDGVLEEFDKIIGLDRLKVLHINDSKNAMGMRKDRHENIGLGHIGFKALNYIVHHPQLKDIPKILETPYVGEDKNNKKPPYKHEIEMLRNQVFEENLLDIIMHG; encoded by the coding sequence ATGTTAAAAATAGGATCACATGTCTCAATGAGCGGAAAAAAGATGCTTCTCGCTGCAAGTGAAGAGGCAGTTTCATATGGTGCCAACACATTTATGATTTATACTGGCGCACCGCAAAATACGAGAAGGAAAAAAATTGAAGACTTAAATATTGAGGCCGGAAGAAAACACATGGAAGAAAACGGGATCGAGGAAATTATCGTTCATGCTCCATATATCATCAATATTGGAAATGCTGCCAACCCTGATACATTTGAGCTCGGTGTAAATTTTTTGCGTTCTGAAATTGAAAGAACAGAAGCCATTGGTGCAAAACAAATTGTTCTTCATCCAGGCGCGCACGTCGGAAAAGGAACCGAAGTTGGAATTAAAAAAATTGTGGAAGGATTAAATGAAGTGTTGACTGGTAAGGAAAATGTCCAAATTGCTCTTGAAACAATGGCAGGCAAAGGCTCTGAATGCGGGAAATCTTTTGAGGAACTGGCGATGATTATTGACGGCGTCACTCATAGCGATAAGCTGTCTGTATGCTTCGATACTTGCCATACGCATGATGCCGGCTATAATATAGTGGATGATTTTGATGGAGTTTTAGAAGAGTTTGATAAAATTATCGGCTTAGACCGTTTAAAAGTTTTGCATATTAATGACAGCAAAAATGCTATGGGAATGAGAAAAGACCGCCATGAAAATATCGGATTAGGACATATTGGATTTAAAGCATTAAATTACATCGTTCATCATCCCCAACTAAAGGATATACCCAAAATTCTTGAAACTCCTTATGTCGGCGAAGATAAAAATAACAAAAAACCGCCTTATAAACATGAAATTGAAATGCTCCGCAATCAAGTGTTTGAGGAAAATCTACTCGATATTATAATGCATGGATAA
- a CDS encoding DEAD/DEAH box helicase: MKETKFERFHLKPFIINAIKEMGFYEPTEIQERLIPIVLKGESAVGQSQTGTGKTHAYILPIIEKIVPEKKEVQAVITAPTRELANQIYHEILKITEHSDERISARCFIGGTDKQRTIERLKIQPHIVVGTPGRINDLVHEQALFVHTATMLVIDEADLMFDMGFIEEVDKIAARMPERLQMLVFSATIPEKLKPFIKKYMENPKFIHIEPKQIAAGKIDHYLIPSRHRSKIDIVYEALKLFNPYLAIVFANTKKMADEAADALIEKGLKVGRIHGDLTPRERKKVMKQVRDLEFQYIVATDLAARGIDIEGVSHVINLEMPTDLDFYIHRVGRTARAGYSGTALTIYDPSDEDALNRLEKMGIIFKNVDIQGGELVEISGRNRRRNRQKQADEAVLIAKSLVRKPKKVKPGYKKKMQAEIEKIKKRQRKLQQKNK; this comes from the coding sequence ATGAAAGAAACGAAATTCGAACGATTTCATTTAAAACCGTTTATTATAAATGCAATAAAAGAAATGGGGTTTTATGAACCTACGGAGATTCAAGAGCGTCTTATACCTATTGTGTTAAAAGGGGAAAGCGCAGTCGGACAATCACAAACAGGAACAGGAAAAACCCATGCTTATATTTTGCCGATTATCGAAAAGATTGTCCCGGAGAAAAAGGAGGTTCAAGCTGTCATTACAGCTCCCACTCGTGAACTGGCGAACCAAATTTACCATGAAATCTTGAAAATAACTGAACATAGCGATGAAAGAATATCAGCAAGATGTTTTATTGGCGGAACGGACAAGCAGCGGACAATTGAAAGACTAAAAATTCAGCCTCATATTGTTGTTGGGACTCCTGGAAGAATCAACGACCTTGTACATGAGCAGGCCTTATTTGTTCATACTGCCACTATGCTTGTTATTGATGAAGCAGATCTGATGTTTGATATGGGATTTATCGAAGAAGTCGATAAAATAGCTGCAAGAATGCCTGAACGTTTGCAAATGCTCGTTTTTTCTGCCACCATTCCAGAGAAATTAAAGCCTTTCATAAAAAAATATATGGAAAATCCGAAGTTTATTCATATTGAACCAAAACAAATTGCTGCCGGAAAAATTGACCATTACCTCATTCCGTCCAGACACAGGTCAAAAATTGATATTGTATATGAAGCATTAAAACTATTTAATCCATACTTGGCGATTGTTTTTGCCAATACAAAAAAAATGGCAGATGAAGCAGCGGATGCATTAATTGAAAAAGGGTTAAAGGTTGGACGAATTCATGGCGATTTAACTCCAAGGGAACGAAAAAAAGTGATGAAACAGGTTAGAGACCTTGAGTTTCAATATATTGTTGCGACTGACCTTGCTGCAAGAGGAATTGATATTGAAGGAGTAAGCCATGTCATTAATCTTGAAATGCCAACGGATTTGGATTTTTATATCCACAGAGTTGGACGGACTGCAAGAGCAGGCTATTCCGGTACCGCTTTGACTATTTATGATCCGTCTGATGAAGATGCGTTAAACAGACTTGAAAAAATGGGAATTATTTTTAAAAATGTTGATATTCAAGGAGGCGAATTAGTAGAAATTAGTGGCCGGAATAGACGAAGGAATCGGCAAAAGCAAGCAGATGAAGCAGTGCTAATAGCAAAGTCACTTGTCCGAAAACCGAAAAAGGTGAAGCCTGGATATAAAAAGAAAATGCAGGCGGAAATAGAAAAAATAAAGAAACGCCAGAGAAAGCTTCAACAAAAAAATAAATGA
- the vrrA gene encoding VrrA/YqfQ family protein encodes MPPRQRGPFSMGMGPRYMHSSPVSPFGPLRGRPPQIKRGGGLLEKILGLGNRNSPVHGMQSGGFPGRNLASSPSAPGGSSILKTLSNPQAVNGFLNNTQQVLKAAQSIGPIIQQYGPIAKNLPAMWKLYRGFKNAKTDTETSDHESVDQTTNKDTEKSTENKSQKRVKKKKTSSKKEKASSAKRQQKKESVPKLYI; translated from the coding sequence ATGCCGCCAAGACAAAGAGGACCTTTTTCGATGGGAATGGGACCCCGTTATATGCATTCTTCCCCTGTTTCACCCTTTGGCCCATTGAGAGGAAGACCCCCGCAAATAAAAAGAGGTGGAGGGCTTCTTGAAAAAATATTGGGACTCGGAAACCGAAATAGCCCAGTTCATGGAATGCAAAGCGGTGGATTCCCCGGTAGGAATCTTGCATCAAGCCCTTCGGCCCCAGGGGGAAGTTCAATTTTAAAAACATTGAGCAATCCCCAAGCTGTAAACGGATTTTTGAATAACACCCAACAAGTACTTAAGGCAGCCCAGTCAATAGGTCCAATAATTCAGCAATACGGACCTATAGCCAAAAATTTGCCGGCAATGTGGAAGCTTTATAGAGGATTCAAAAATGCAAAAACTGATACAGAAACATCCGATCATGAAAGTGTCGATCAGACAACAAATAAAGACACTGAAAAAAGTACGGAAAATAAATCACAAAAACGGGTAAAAAAGAAAAAAACATCTTCGAAAAAGGAAAAAGCTTCTTCAGCTAAACGCCAACAAAAAAAAGAGTCTGTTCCAAAACTTTATATTTAA
- a CDS encoding 4-hydroxy-3-methylbut-2-enyl diphosphate reductase, with protein MNVIKISPRGYCYGVVDAMVIARNAALDKSLPRPIYILGMIVHNKHVTDAFEEEGIITLDGNNRKEIIEKVDKGTVIFTAHGISPEVREIAAKKGLVTIDATCPDVTKTHDLIREKSAEGYQIIYIGKKGHPEPEGAVGVAPENVHLVETVEDVEKLSISAEKIIVTNQTTMSQWDVADIMEKVKEKYPHVEMHKEICLATQVRQEAVAEQAKDADVLIVVGDPKSNNSNRLAQVSEEIAGTKAYRIADITELDIEWIRNASTVAVTAGASTPTPITKEVIEFLEQFDPEDPSTWKRERKVPLHKILPKVKKAESKR; from the coding sequence ATGAATGTAATAAAAATTTCGCCACGAGGATATTGCTATGGTGTAGTAGATGCAATGGTTATCGCCCGAAATGCGGCATTGGATAAATCTTTGCCAAGACCAATTTATATATTAGGAATGATTGTTCACAATAAGCATGTAACCGATGCTTTTGAAGAAGAAGGCATCATCACCCTCGACGGAAACAACCGTAAAGAAATTATTGAAAAGGTGGATAAAGGAACCGTTATTTTTACTGCTCATGGAATTTCTCCCGAAGTCCGCGAAATCGCAGCAAAAAAAGGGCTGGTTACAATCGATGCAACTTGTCCCGACGTAACAAAGACGCACGATTTAATTCGCGAGAAATCAGCTGAAGGGTATCAAATTATTTATATCGGCAAAAAAGGGCATCCCGAACCAGAAGGTGCTGTCGGAGTTGCACCTGAAAATGTTCACCTAGTCGAAACGGTTGAAGATGTAGAAAAATTATCAATTTCAGCCGAAAAAATTATCGTGACAAACCAGACGACGATGAGCCAGTGGGATGTAGCGGATATTATGGAAAAAGTGAAAGAAAAATATCCGCATGTCGAAATGCACAAGGAAATTTGTCTTGCTACACAAGTAAGGCAAGAGGCTGTCGCAGAACAGGCTAAAGACGCAGATGTCCTTATTGTCGTCGGCGATCCAAAGAGCAACAATTCGAACCGTCTGGCACAGGTATCTGAGGAAATTGCCGGCACAAAAGCTTATCGAATTGCTGATATTACGGAATTGGATATTGAGTGGATTAGAAATGCATCAACTGTAGCCGTTACAGCTGGTGCTTCCACTCCGACACCGATTACAAAAGAAGTTATAGAGTTTTTAGAACAATTTGATCCTGAAGATCCATCCACCTGGAAAAGAGAAAGGAAAGTTCCTCTTCATAAAATATTGCCAAAAGTAAAAAAGGCTGAATCTAAAAGATAA
- a CDS encoding Nif3-like dinuclear metal center hexameric protein has product MKKVNGYQIIELFEQFAPKSYAMEGDKVGLQIGNLNKPVENVLIALDILEEVVDEAIQNNVQLIIAHHPFIYRPLQKITGDTYQGRLIEKLIKHDIAVYAAHTNLDIAKGGVNDMLAEAIGLENTEILLPTFETKLKKLVVFVPEENADELRDALGKAGAGAIGNYSYCSFSASGTGRFLPGENTNPHIGHHGKLEAVDEVRIETIYPENIEKKLLNAMIKAHPYEEVAYDIYPLENKGEILGLGKIGDIEEMSLKEFAEHIKNVLEVDKVRVVGNLNAKIRRVAVVGGDGNKYLSHAKFKGADVFVTGDMYYHTAHDAMMLGVNIVDPGHNVEKVMKKGVANNLAKMCEEKGWQVSILPSMIHTDPFQFI; this is encoded by the coding sequence ATGAAAAAAGTAAACGGTTATCAAATCATTGAATTATTTGAACAGTTTGCTCCAAAAAGCTATGCAATGGAAGGGGACAAAGTAGGCTTACAAATCGGCAATTTAAATAAGCCTGTTGAAAATGTGTTAATTGCCCTTGATATTTTAGAAGAAGTCGTCGATGAAGCGATTCAAAATAATGTTCAGCTCATTATAGCCCACCATCCATTCATATACAGGCCGCTCCAAAAAATTACTGGGGATACATATCAGGGCAGATTAATTGAAAAATTAATAAAACACGATATTGCTGTATATGCAGCCCATACGAATCTTGATATTGCAAAAGGCGGGGTCAATGATATGCTTGCCGAAGCAATTGGCCTCGAAAACACTGAAATTCTTCTTCCAACTTTCGAAACAAAACTGAAAAAATTAGTTGTTTTTGTTCCTGAAGAAAATGCCGATGAATTAAGAGATGCATTGGGCAAAGCCGGAGCTGGGGCGATTGGAAATTACAGCTATTGCTCATTTTCCGCAAGTGGAACAGGACGATTTTTGCCGGGAGAAAATACAAACCCTCATATTGGGCATCATGGAAAACTTGAAGCTGTAGATGAAGTCAGGATCGAAACCATTTATCCTGAAAACATTGAGAAAAAGCTGTTAAATGCAATGATAAAAGCCCATCCTTACGAGGAAGTCGCTTATGATATCTATCCTTTAGAGAATAAAGGGGAGATTTTGGGACTAGGAAAAATCGGAGATATCGAAGAAATGTCGTTAAAGGAATTTGCGGAACACATTAAAAATGTCCTAGAAGTAGATAAAGTCAGGGTTGTCGGAAATTTAAATGCGAAAATCAGAAGGGTAGCCGTTGTTGGCGGCGATGGGAACAAATATTTATCCCACGCTAAATTTAAGGGAGCCGATGTATTTGTCACCGGTGATATGTATTATCACACTGCTCATGATGCTATGATGTTGGGGGTAAACATCGTTGACCCCGGCCATAATGTTGAAAAAGTAATGAAAAAGGGCGTTGCGAATAATCTTGCCAAAATGTGCGAAGAAAAAGGCTGGCAAGTTTCGATTTTGCCTTCGATGATTCATACAGACCCTTTTCAATTTATTTAA
- a CDS encoding tRNA (adenine(22)-N(1))-methyltransferase, whose amino-acid sequence MNTINLSKRLQTVAHFIPMGSRLADIGSDHAYLPCHAVKKGIVTFAIAGEVADGPYQSALKQVQTEGLTNNIFVRKGDGLEVVEPGEVDCVTIAGMGGTLIANILERGKEKLTDVKRLILQPNIGAISIRKWLLENGWMLISEEILEEDGKIYEVLAAEKGDPYIGYEENLESGLLLGPLLQIKQNEPFRKKWTNEKDNWKRILRQLEQAGDKPEIRRKKEELLHKISLVEEALGRK is encoded by the coding sequence ATGAACACAATAAATCTTTCTAAGCGTTTACAAACCGTTGCTCATTTTATTCCGATGGGTTCACGACTTGCTGATATTGGCTCTGATCATGCCTATCTCCCTTGCCATGCAGTAAAAAAGGGGATTGTAACTTTTGCCATTGCAGGTGAAGTGGCAGATGGTCCGTATCAATCGGCATTAAAACAAGTACAGACTGAAGGATTAACGAATAATATTTTTGTTCGCAAAGGTGACGGGCTGGAAGTGGTCGAGCCGGGGGAAGTAGATTGTGTGACGATTGCTGGGATGGGCGGTACACTTATTGCAAACATTTTGGAAAGAGGCAAAGAAAAGCTGACAGATGTTAAAAGGCTGATTCTTCAGCCGAATATAGGGGCTATTTCCATTCGCAAATGGCTTCTCGAAAATGGCTGGATGCTGATCTCTGAAGAAATTCTTGAAGAGGATGGGAAAATTTATGAGGTTTTAGCAGCAGAAAAAGGAGATCCTTATATTGGTTATGAAGAGAATTTAGAAAGCGGATTGCTCCTTGGTCCATTGCTGCAAATAAAGCAAAACGAGCCATTCAGAAAAAAATGGACAAATGAAAAAGACAATTGGAAACGGATTTTACGTCAGCTGGAACAAGCGGGCGACAAGCCGGAAATTCGCCGGAAAAAAGAGGAGCTTCTGCACAAAATCAGCTTAGTTGAGGAGGCCTTAGGGAGAAAATGA
- the cccA gene encoding cytochrome c550 — translation MNRNPIIPFVLIMVFGIGLMFLLSFKGLGDAKEMAKDAKGGGEKQKTEQVAAKKPEDIYKTTCIGCHGDQYQGGVGPSLKGVGKRLSKAEIAKIVVNGKGPMPSGLVPQEKADEMAEWLSGLK, via the coding sequence ATGAATCGTAATCCGATCATTCCGTTCGTGCTGATCATGGTTTTCGGTATCGGTCTTATGTTCCTGCTATCTTTTAAAGGCCTTGGTGATGCTAAGGAAATGGCGAAAGATGCTAAGGGCGGAGGAGAAAAGCAAAAAACAGAGCAGGTTGCCGCTAAAAAACCGGAAGATATCTATAAGACAACTTGTATCGGATGTCACGGCGATCAATATCAAGGCGGCGTAGGACCATCACTTAAAGGTGTTGGAAAAAGACTTTCAAAAGCAGAAATTGCTAAAATTGTTGTGAATGGTAAAGGCCCAATGCCTTCAGGGCTAGTGCCTCAAGAAAAAGCAGATGAAATGGCTGAATGGCTATCAGGATTAAAATAA
- a CDS encoding acyl-CoA dehydrogenase family protein yields the protein MNFDLTAEQEMIRRTIREFAEEEVAPGALERDRKKEFPLEIFKKLAEMGMMGLPFPEEYGGGGADTVSFAIVTEELSRACASTGITYSAHISLGGAPLHLFGTEEQKQKFLVPICTGESFGAFGLTEPNAGSDAGGTRTTAIEENGEFVINGNKCFITNASFAKHLALTAITGEKESKKEISAIIVPTNANGFTVIDNYEKMGLNASNTVELVLEKVRVPTEHLLGKRGEGFKQFLVTLDGGRIGIGAMAVGIAQAAYERALKYAKDRKQFGKSISEFQAIQFKLADMAMKIELARNIVYKAAWLKDQGRPFSKEASMCKLYASEISMEVTNQAVQIHGGYGYMKDYHVERYMRDAKLTEIGEGTSEVQRMVIARLIGCQS from the coding sequence ATGAACTTTGATTTAACTGCCGAACAGGAAATGATTCGCCGGACGATTCGAGAATTTGCCGAGGAAGAGGTAGCTCCGGGTGCGCTTGAGAGAGACCGGAAAAAAGAATTTCCATTGGAAATTTTTAAAAAGCTTGCTGAAATGGGAATGATGGGCCTCCCTTTTCCTGAAGAATATGGAGGAGGCGGTGCAGATACCGTCAGTTTTGCAATCGTAACAGAAGAATTAAGCCGTGCTTGCGCTTCAACAGGGATTACGTATTCTGCCCATATTTCTCTTGGTGGTGCACCATTACACCTTTTTGGTACAGAAGAGCAAAAACAGAAATTTCTTGTTCCAATTTGTACAGGTGAATCGTTTGGAGCATTTGGATTAACCGAACCTAATGCCGGATCTGATGCAGGAGGTACGAGAACAACTGCAATCGAAGAGAATGGGGAATTTGTGATAAATGGAAACAAATGTTTTATTACAAATGCAAGTTTCGCAAAACATTTAGCATTGACAGCCATAACAGGTGAAAAAGAAAGTAAAAAAGAAATTAGTGCTATCATTGTTCCGACAAACGCCAATGGATTTACAGTCATTGACAATTATGAAAAGATGGGCTTGAATGCATCGAACACAGTGGAACTTGTCCTTGAGAAAGTACGCGTTCCGACTGAGCACTTGCTCGGAAAAAGAGGGGAAGGATTTAAACAGTTTTTAGTGACATTAGATGGCGGACGCATAGGTATTGGGGCAATGGCCGTAGGGATCGCTCAGGCGGCATATGAAAGAGCGTTAAAATACGCAAAAGATCGAAAACAATTCGGAAAATCGATATCTGAATTCCAGGCAATACAATTTAAACTTGCAGATATGGCAATGAAGATTGAACTGGCACGAAATATAGTTTATAAGGCTGCATGGCTAAAGGATCAAGGCAGGCCTTTTTCAAAAGAAGCTTCTATGTGCAAACTTTACGCTTCTGAAATTAGCATGGAAGTGACAAACCAAGCTGTTCAAATCCACGGCGGTTATGGATATATGAAAGATTATCATGTAGAGCGTTACATGAGAGATGCGAAGTTGACCGAAATCGGAGAAGGAACTTCTGAAGTTCAGCGGATGGTCATTGCCCGGCTAATTGGCTGTCAATCTTGA
- the rpoD gene encoding RNA polymerase sigma factor RpoD, whose translation MAEKSARSKEVESDMTLEQVKEQLTEQGKKTGVLAYDDIAEKLSNFELDSDQMDEFYEFLGDQGVELVGDNEESDPNLQDLEKEEDEEFDLNDLSVPPGVKINDPVRMYLKEIGRVDLLSAEEEIELAKRIEQGDEEAKRRLAEANLRLVVSIAKRYVGRGMLFLDLIQEGNMGLIKAVEKFDYRKGYKFSTYATWWIRQAITRAIADQARTIRIPVHMVETINKLIRVQRQLLQDLGREPTPEEIAEDMDLTPEKVREILKIAQEPVSLETPIGEEDDSHLGDFIEDQDATSPSDHAAYELLKEQLEDVLDTLTDREENVLRLRFGLDDGRTRTLEEVGKVFGVTRERIRQIEAKALRKLRHPSRSKRLKDFLE comes from the coding sequence ATGGCTGAAAAATCAGCACGTTCAAAAGAGGTCGAATCAGATATGACCCTGGAACAAGTAAAAGAACAATTAACCGAGCAAGGAAAGAAAACGGGTGTCCTTGCTTATGATGATATTGCTGAAAAATTGTCCAATTTTGAGCTGGATTCTGACCAAATGGACGAATTTTATGAATTCCTTGGAGATCAAGGGGTAGAGCTTGTCGGTGATAATGAGGAATCAGATCCAAACCTGCAGGATCTAGAGAAAGAAGAAGATGAGGAATTTGATTTAAATGACTTAAGTGTTCCTCCTGGAGTAAAAATTAATGACCCTGTCCGAATGTACCTAAAGGAAATTGGGCGTGTTGATCTCTTGTCAGCGGAAGAAGAAATAGAACTGGCCAAACGAATTGAACAAGGAGACGAAGAAGCGAAACGCCGTCTTGCTGAAGCAAACCTTCGCCTCGTTGTAAGTATAGCAAAACGATACGTTGGCCGTGGAATGCTTTTCTTGGATTTAATTCAAGAAGGAAACATGGGCTTGATCAAAGCAGTTGAAAAATTTGATTATCGTAAAGGATATAAGTTTAGCACTTATGCTACTTGGTGGATCCGACAGGCAATTACACGCGCTATCGCTGATCAGGCGCGAACAATCCGAATTCCTGTTCATATGGTTGAAACAATCAACAAATTAATTCGTGTCCAACGGCAGTTATTGCAGGATCTTGGCCGTGAACCAACTCCGGAAGAAATTGCCGAAGATATGGATTTAACACCGGAAAAAGTACGCGAGATCTTAAAGATAGCCCAAGAACCTGTTTCTTTAGAAACACCGATTGGTGAAGAAGATGATTCACACCTTGGTGATTTTATCGAAGATCAGGATGCGACATCGCCATCTGATCATGCAGCATATGAGCTGTTAAAAGAACAGCTGGAAGATGTGCTTGATACATTAACAGACCGGGAAGAAAACGTCTTGCGGCTTCGCTTTGGCCTTGATGACGGCCGTACACGAACTTTAGAAGAAGTCGGTAAAGTATTTGGCGTAACAAGAGAACGGATTCGCCAAATTGAAGCGAAGGCATTGCGTAAGCTGAGACATCCTTCCCGCAGTAAGCGGCTGAAAGATTTCCTTGAATAA